The following are from one region of the Gloeocapsopsis sp. IPPAS B-1203 genome:
- a CDS encoding histidine triad nucleotide-binding protein, which yields MTETIFSRIIRREIPADIVYEDDLALAFKDVNPQAPVHILVIPKEPIAKLADAESKDHALMGHLLLTAKRVAQQAGLENGYRVVINTGPDGGQTVYHLHLHILGGRHMNWPPG from the coding sequence ATCACAGAAACTATTTTCAGCAGAATTATCCGGCGAGAAATCCCCGCTGATATCGTTTATGAAGACGACCTAGCACTTGCTTTTAAGGATGTTAATCCGCAAGCCCCAGTACACATCCTTGTTATTCCTAAAGAACCGATCGCAAAATTAGCCGATGCTGAATCAAAAGATCATGCATTGATGGGACATCTGCTACTAACAGCAAAGCGTGTCGCACAGCAAGCGGGGCTAGAAAATGGTTATCGTGTAGTCATCAACACTGGACCCGATGGCGGTCAAACGGTGTATCATTTACACCTCCATATTTTAGGTGGAAGGCATATGAATTGGCCTCCTGGCTGA
- a CDS encoding YifB family Mg chelatase-like AAA ATPase, producing the protein MLARVWSASIVGIDALKVGVEIDVAGGLPGIVVVGLPDTAVQESRERVKTALKNAGYAFPMRKIVINLTPADVRKEGPSFDLPISVGILAASEQISAQLLGDYLFLGEVSLDGSLRPIAGVLPIAAAAHKLGIAGLVVPADNAQEAALIKNLAVYGFKHLSEVSHFLNNPERYQPVQSNIQQLSKTRSYSGDLKDVKGQAHARRALEIAAAGGHNLIFVGPPGSGKTMLARRLSGILPPLSFAEALEATQIYSVAGLLKNHGSLVNDRPFRSPHHSASGPSLVGGGSFPRPGEISLAHHGVLFLDELTEFKRDVLEFLRQPLEDGYVTVSRTRQSVVFPAQFTLVASTNPCPCGYYGDSIQPCTCSPRQREQYWAKLSGPLMDRIDLQVAVNRLKPEEITQQSTGENSDSVRQRVQAARNRALQRFDSEIRCNAAMQSSHLKTWCQLDATTSTLLEGAIRKLGLSARASDRILKVARTIADLAGDENLQVHHVAEAIQYRTIDRMQ; encoded by the coding sequence ATGTTAGCGCGGGTTTGGAGTGCATCAATTGTCGGTATTGATGCTTTGAAGGTGGGTGTAGAAATCGATGTAGCTGGTGGATTACCAGGAATTGTTGTTGTAGGACTACCTGACACAGCAGTACAAGAATCACGCGAAAGAGTGAAAACAGCGCTCAAGAATGCTGGATATGCTTTTCCCATGCGTAAAATTGTGATTAACTTAACACCTGCTGATGTGCGCAAAGAAGGACCAAGTTTTGATTTACCAATTAGTGTTGGTATTTTAGCGGCGTCAGAGCAGATTAGCGCTCAACTATTAGGAGATTATCTATTTCTAGGTGAAGTTTCGCTTGATGGTTCGCTACGCCCTATTGCTGGAGTATTACCTATTGCGGCTGCTGCACATAAATTAGGCATTGCAGGTTTGGTTGTTCCTGCCGATAATGCTCAAGAAGCTGCACTAATCAAAAATTTGGCAGTATATGGTTTTAAGCATTTATCTGAAGTTTCTCATTTTCTAAATAATCCAGAGCGATATCAACCAGTGCAGAGCAATATACAGCAGTTGAGTAAGACGCGCTCGTACAGTGGGGATTTAAAAGACGTCAAAGGTCAAGCTCATGCACGCAGGGCATTAGAAATTGCCGCCGCAGGAGGACACAACTTAATTTTTGTAGGACCTCCAGGTAGTGGAAAAACAATGCTAGCTCGCCGTTTATCAGGGATTTTACCACCTTTGAGTTTTGCTGAAGCTTTGGAAGCAACACAAATTTACTCAGTCGCTGGATTACTAAAAAATCATGGTTCTTTGGTAAACGATCGCCCTTTTCGGAGTCCACATCATTCGGCTTCTGGTCCCTCACTTGTCGGTGGTGGTAGCTTTCCCCGCCCTGGAGAAATTTCACTAGCGCATCATGGTGTCCTGTTCTTAGATGAACTAACAGAATTTAAACGTGATGTCTTAGAATTCTTGCGCCAGCCGCTTGAAGATGGCTATGTGACTGTATCGCGGACGAGGCAATCTGTCGTTTTTCCAGCACAGTTTACTCTAGTTGCGAGTACAAATCCTTGTCCGTGTGGTTATTATGGCGACTCAATTCAACCATGTACCTGTTCGCCACGACAAAGAGAGCAGTATTGGGCAAAACTTTCGGGTCCATTGATGGATCGCATTGATTTACAAGTTGCTGTAAATCGCTTGAAACCAGAAGAAATTACGCAGCAGTCTACTGGAGAAAATTCAGATAGTGTGAGACAAAGAGTACAAGCTGCACGGAACCGCGCACTACAACGCTTCGATTCAGAAATTCGTTGTAATGCTGCTATGCAAAGTAGCCATCTGAAAACTTGGTGTCAGTTAGATGCAACTACATCTACTTTACTTGAAGGAGCAATTAGAAAATTAGGCTTATCCGCACGAGCAAGCGATCGCATCCTCAAAGTTGCTCGTACGATCGCTGACTTGGCTGGCGATGAGAATTTGCAAGTTCATCATGTTGCTGAAGCAATTCAGTATCGTACTATTGATAGAATGCAGTGA